One genomic segment of Deinococcus arcticus includes these proteins:
- the tnpC gene encoding IS66 family transposase — translation MSEDACPNCKKLEAQLANVLAELQDIKARLGLNSTTSHQPPSQDKPWTPKSERQKTGRSSGAQPGHKGKTLKMVEHPDEVVTLPVTGHCGCGQAWDTVTVSDELARQVLDLPEIRLHAVEYRAQVKICPTCHRREQAAFPAHVPGQVQYGPQIHGLAVFLNTVHFVPLKRTAHILQAICGASLSDGTIALSLNVAAERLAAFETELKTALLKEPVLHADETGSKVNGTLAWMHVVSCRQLTLYGHHEQRGYAALKDMDVLPRFQGTLMHDAWNSYFQLSAQHALCNAHLLREWRNLDEVHGQTWAGELRSAMQLVYHENKAGTLTAEGRAAFLGTFDALVQAGLDANPAAEPIAGQRGRAKQTRGRNLALRCQRHRDKVLRFLHDKQVPFDNNQAERDIRMACVKRKVSGGFRSAEGGMSFCRIRSYTSTLHKQGMNIWQGLVSIFRNDVLMPNFSH, via the coding sequence ATCTCCGAGGACGCCTGCCCAAATTGCAAAAAGTTGGAAGCTCAGCTGGCCAACGTGCTCGCTGAACTTCAAGACATCAAGGCGCGTCTCGGCCTGAACAGCACGACCTCGCACCAACCTCCGAGCCAGGACAAGCCTTGGACGCCGAAGAGTGAGCGCCAGAAGACCGGCCGGTCTTCTGGCGCTCAACCAGGTCACAAGGGGAAGACGCTGAAGATGGTCGAGCACCCTGACGAGGTCGTCACGCTTCCTGTCACTGGGCACTGTGGGTGTGGGCAGGCCTGGGACACCGTGACGGTCAGCGATGAACTGGCGCGGCAGGTTCTGGACTTGCCAGAGATCCGACTGCATGCCGTGGAGTATCGCGCCCAAGTCAAGATCTGCCCAACCTGTCACCGCCGAGAACAGGCCGCTTTTCCAGCGCACGTTCCTGGGCAGGTGCAGTACGGTCCCCAAATCCACGGCTTGGCAGTCTTTCTGAACACTGTGCACTTCGTTCCCTTGAAACGCACCGCGCACATTCTGCAGGCCATCTGCGGGGCAAGTCTCAGTGACGGGACGATTGCTCTCAGCCTGAATGTGGCCGCTGAGCGTCTGGCTGCTTTTGAGACGGAGCTCAAAACTGCACTCCTCAAGGAGCCTGTCCTGCACGCGGACGAGACCGGTAGCAAGGTGAATGGGACGTTGGCTTGGATGCATGTGGTGAGCTGCAGGCAACTCACGCTGTACGGGCATCATGAGCAACGAGGGTACGCCGCCCTGAAGGACATGGACGTCCTTCCCCGCTTTCAGGGCACCTTGATGCATGACGCCTGGAACAGCTACTTCCAACTTTCTGCACAGCACGCCTTGTGCAACGCCCATCTCCTGAGGGAATGGCGAAACCTCGACGAGGTGCATGGACAGACCTGGGCTGGAGAACTCCGCAGTGCCATGCAACTCGTCTACCACGAGAATAAGGCAGGCACCCTGACCGCGGAGGGAAGAGCGGCGTTCCTGGGAACATTCGACGCATTGGTACAAGCTGGGTTGGATGCCAACCCAGCAGCGGAACCCATTGCTGGGCAGCGAGGTCGGGCGAAGCAGACTCGGGGACGAAACTTGGCGCTGCGGTGCCAGCGGCACCGTGATAAGGTCCTGCGGTTCCTCCATGACAAACAAGTGCCGTTTGACAACAATCAGGCGGAGCGGGACATTCGGATGGCCTGCGTGAAGCGCAAAGTCTCTGGCGGTTTTCGTTCGGCGGAGGGTGGTATGAGTTTCTGCCGCATTCGAAGCTATACTTCGACGCTTCACAAGCAGGGGATGAACATATGGCAGGGCCTCGTCAGCATTTTCCGCAATGACGTCCTTATGCCTAACTTCTCTCATTGA